DNA sequence from the Antarctobacter heliothermus genome:
TACGGCCAGACCGAATGTAACATGGTGGCCAGCTCCTGCAGCGCGCTGTTCGACGCGCGCCCCGGCTGCCTTGGCCGCGCGGTGCCGGGGTTTGACGTGGCGGTGATCGACGCGGCGGGGCAGGTCACCGATGGTGAGGGCGACATCGCCGTGCGGCGCGGTTGTGCCTCGATGATGCTGGAGTACTGGCAGAACCCGCAGGCGACGGCGGACAAGTTTCGCGGTGCCTGGCTGGTGACCGGGGATCGCGGCGTCGTAGAAGATGGGTTCATCCGCTTTGTTGGCCGTGAGGATGACGTGATCACCTCTGCCGGTTACCGCATCGGACCCGCCGAGATCGAGGATTGCCTGCTGACCCATCCCGGCGTGGCGACGGTGGGTGTGGTGGGCAAACCTGACGCCCTGCGCACCGAGATCGTCAAGGCCTATGTGGTCCCGAAAAGCGGGGTGACAATAGCGGCGGAGGAGCTTCAGTCATGGGTGAAGGAACGGCTGGCAAGTTATTCCTATCCAAGGGAAATCACCTTTGTCGAGGCTCTGCCTATGACGGTCACCGGCAAGGTGATCCGCAAAGAACTCAAGGCCAAGGCGGCGGCGGAGACGACATGAAACAGCCCATCTGCGAGATGAATAACAAGGGGTCGAGGACATGAAACTGCAATCCCAGGTGCTGACAGCGGGAGAGGCTTTTGCCGCGAACCGCAAAGCCCATCTTGACGCTTTGGCGCAGATTGAGGCCGCAGCGGCACAGGCCGCGGCGGGCGGCGGCCAGAAATCCCGCGACCGGCATGTGAGCCGGGGCAAGATGCTGCCGCGTGAGCGGGTGACAAACCTGCTGGACCCGGGCTCGCCGTTTCTGGAGGTCGGCGCAACGGCGGCGCATGGCATGTACGACGGGGCCGCGCCCTGTGCGGGTGTGATCGCGGGGATCGGGGTGGTCGAGGGGCGGCAGGTCATGGTGGTCTGCAATGACGCCACCGTGAAGGGCGGCACTTACTACCCGATGACGGTCAAGAAACACCTGCGCGCGCAAGAGATCGCTGAAGAAAACCATCTGCCCTGCGTCTATTTGGTAGATAGCGGCGGGGCGAACCTGCCCAATCAGGACGAGGTGTTTCCGGATCGCGACCACTTTGGCCGGATCTTTTACAATCAGGCACGGATGTCGGCCAAGGGCATTGCGCAGATCGCCGTGGTGATGGGGTCGTGTACGGCGGGCGGGGCCTATGTGCCCGCGATGTCGGACGTGTCGATCATCGTCAAGGAACAGGGCACGATCTTTCTGGCCGGTCCGCCACTGGTCAAGGCGGCGACGGGCGAAGTGGTCACCGCCGAGGATCTGGGGGGCGGAGACGTCCACACGCGCCTGTCCGGTGTGGCGGATTACCTTGCCGAGGATGACGCCCACGCGCTGGCGCTGGCGCGGCGCGCGGTCGGCTCACTTGGCGGCAGCAGGGCGGACCTGTCGATGATCGGCGAGGCCCCCGCCTATGACCCCGACGAATTGCTGGGTGTCGTGCCTGCCGACCTGCGCACGCCTTACGACATCCGCGAGGTGATCGCGCGGCTGGTTGACGGCTCTTACTTTGACGAGTTCAAACCCCGCTTCGGCGAGACCTTGGTTTGCGGATTTGCCAAGGTGCACGGCATGGACGTCGGAATCGTCGCCAACAACGGTGTGCTGTTCAGCGAGAGCGCATCAAAGGGCGCGCATTTCGTCGAGTTGTGCTCGGCGCGCAAAATCCCCTTGGTGTTCCTGCAAAATATCACCGGCTTTATGGTCGGTCGGAAATACGAAAACGAGGGCATCGCGCGGCACGGGGCCAAGATGGTGACCGCCGTGGCAAGCACATCCGTTCCCAAGGTCACGATGCTGGTGGGCGGCTCTTTCGGCGCGGGCAACTACGGCATGGCAGGACGGAGCTATCAGCCACGTTTCCTGTGGACATGGCCCAACAGCCGCATCTCCGTCATGGGCGGACCGCAGGCGGCAGGGGTTCTGGCGACGGTGAAACGCGACGCGATTGAACGGTCGGGTGGCACTTGGTCGGCTGAGGAAGAGGCGGCATTCAAACAACCGACGCTGGATATGTTCGAAGAGCAGTCGCACCCGCTTTATGCTTCGGCGCGGCTTTGGGATGACGGCATCGTCGATCCGCGCAAGTCGCGCAGCGTGCTGGCGCTTAGCCTGCGGGCGGCGCTGAACGCGCCAATCGAGGACACGCGCTTTGGCGTGTTTCGGATGTGAAGGCGGACGTCATGAAGGAGACCATCAGATGAGCGCGCAAACGCTGCAACAGATCATCGACGAGAACCCCGAGGCAGAGACCTTTCGCTATGGGGATACGCCGCAACTGAGTGCTCAGATTCTGGCGCTGGTCCGGTCGGGCAAGAAAACTGCCACCGTCGAGGCGATGCGCGTCTTTGGCAAGGGCGGCGATGGCGATGCGCTGCCGGTTGTGGGGCGGCGCGACGTGGCGCTGAACTGGGACGGCACGCCCGCCCTGATGGTCGAAACGGTCGAGGTGACCACCCGGCGTTTTGACGAGATGGATGAGGCATTTGTCGCGAAGCAGGGAGAGTTCCGCGACCTTGCGCATTGGCGCAAGAGCTACCGCGCGTATTTCTCGCGCAATGGGGGCGTGTCCGAGGACATGGAGATCGTCTGTGAGCGGTTTCGCGTGGTGGAGGATTATGCATGACGGCGCTTTGGGGGAGGAAAAACCATGTTTGACACCATCCTGATTGCCAACCGGGGCGAGATCGCTGCGCGCGTCATTCGAACGGCCCGATCCATGGGGCTGCGCTGTGTCGCGGTGCACTCTGACGTGGATGCGGATGCGCTGCATGTGGAACTGGCGGATGAGGCTGTCTGCATCGGCGGTGCGGCCCCCTCGCAAAGCTATTTGCGGGGCGATGTGATCATCGAGGCCGCCAAGGCCACAGGCGCGCAGGCGATCCATCCGGGGTACGGATTCCTCAGCGAAAACCCGGACTTCGTGCAGGCGGTCGAGGCAGCGGGCCTGACGTTTATCGGACCATCGGCGCAGGCGATCCGGCAGATGGGCCTCAAGGACTCGGCCAAGCGGCTGATGCAGGCGGCGGGGGTGCCGGTTGTGCCCGGCTACATGGGCGAAGACCAGGACCCCGGCCATCTGGAAGTCGAGGCGCTCAAGGTTGGCTATCCGTTGCTGATCAAGGCCGTCGCGGGCGGCGGCGGCAAGGGGATGCGGCTGGTTGAGCGGCCAGAGGATTTTGTCGACGCGCTGGAGCGGGCCAAGGCCGAGGCGCGCACCGCCTTTGGCAATGACGCGGTTCTGATCGAAAAGTTCATCCAGCGGCCCCGCCACATCGAGGTGCAGGTCTTTGGTGACGGCAATCGCGCGGTGCATCTGTTCGAACGGGACTGTTCCCTGCAGCGGCGCCACCAGAAGGTGATCGAAGAGGCGCCTGCTCCGGGGATGACTGCTGAGATGCGCGCCGCAATGGGGCAGGCCGCGGTCAAAGCCGCCGAGGCCATCGCCTACAAGGGCGCGGGCACGGTGGAATTCATCGTGGATGGGGCAAACGGGCTGCGGCCCGACGGGTTCTGGTTCATGGAGATGAACACACGGCTACAGGTGGAACACCCGGTGACCGAGGAAATCTGCGGCGTTGATCTGGTCGAGTGGCAGATCCGCGTGGCGGCGGGGGAGCCCTTGCCTGCGGTTCAGGATGACCTGACGATCAACGGACATGCTTTTGAGGCGCGGCTCTATGCCGAGGATGTGCCAGCTGGCTTTTTGCCCGCGACCGGCACATTGGCGGAACTGGCCTTTCCCGAAGGCGTGCGGGCCGAGGCCGGGGTGCGGTCGGGCGATGCCATCAGCCCGCATTATGACCCGATGATTGCCAAGCTGGTGGTGCATGGACCGTCCCGCGCGGTGGCGCTGCGCCGTCTGGCACGCGGCCTGCGCGACACACGGGTGGCCGGGACCGTGACCAACCTTGGCTTTCTAGGCGCGTTGGCAGAGCATGAGGGGTTCGCACGGGGTGAGGTGGACACCGGGCTGATCGGGCGTGACCTTGACGCGCTGATGGCCCCGGCGGAGGTGACTCCGCAGATCTGGGCAGAGGCGGCGATGGCGGCCTTGGGCCTACTTGAGACGCAGGGCTGGGACGCGGGATTTACGTTGTGGGGGGCGGAATGGCGCGCCGTGGTGTTGGAGCAGGGCGGCGAGACGCGTGAGATTGGCGTCAAGTTGCATGGCCCGGATGCGGCGTTGGTGCGCGTCGTGGGGCAAGAGGTTACGGCGGCGCGCGGTGTGCGCGGCTGGACCTTTGACGGCAAACCCGGTGCCGGTTCCCATGTGACGCGCGGCCATGTGACGGTCTATGCCGACTACGGCGTGGGCTTTGCGCGGCCCGATCCCCTCGCGCGCGGCGTGGGTGTGCAGGCGGCAGCGGGCGCACTGGCCCCGATGCCGGGGCGGGTTGTCTCTGTCCATGTGGCGGTGGGGCAGGCTGTAGAAGAGGGCGACCGGCTGGTCGTGCTGGAGGCGATGAAAATGGAACACACGCTGCGCGCAGGTCGTGCGGGGCAGGTGGCCGAGGTGCTGGTGGCCGAAGGCGATCAGGTTGAGGCAGGCGCGCCCCTAGTGGTGCTGGTCGAGGAGGACGAGGCATGAGTGACGCGAAACCGAATGTGACGCTACATCATGTGCAATATGGACGATCGTTCCGGGTGTTGTGGCTGCTGGAGGAGATCGGGCTGGAGCGTTTTGGCGGGCTGGAGATCGTCGAACACCGGATCGGCACCAAAGAGATGCGCGAAAGCGATCTGGGCCGGATCTCACCCGCTGTGCGCATCCCGGCGATCCAGATTGACGGGCTGGAGATGAGCGAGAGCGGCGCCATTGTCCAATACATGGTGGAAACCTATGCGCCTGAGTTGGGCCGCGCGCCCGGCGATCCGGAGCGGCCTGCCTATTTGCAGTGGATTCACTATGCCGAAACGCAGGCCAGCCTTGTGGAGCAGCTCAACCTGATGATGGTGTTTCTGCGACCGCCGGCGAAACCCTCCCCCATCGTGGTAAAGCTGAACGTGGCGCGGCTGCGCCAGACTTTGCAGGGGATCGAGGATCGGTTGGGGGAGCGGGAGTGGCTGTTGCCTTCGGGGTTCTCGGCGGCGGATGTGATGATGGGGTTCAACCTGTTTGCGGTGCCTTATTATGTCCACATGGACGCGTTTCCGCGAGTTGCCGCCTACAAGGCCCGGATCGAGGCGCGCGAGGCGAACCGTCGCGCGGTGGCGCGCGAAGGGCCGCAGCGGTTCTACGACAAGGATTTCTATCCCGTGCCCGAGGCATAGGGCGGCGGGCGTGATCCAATTGTGCGCCTGCGGCGCGCTGGTTGTCTCGCGCTCCGCCTGCGGCGGTGTGCTCGGGGGTTTTGGATATTTTTGGACAGAAGAAACCGGGGGCTGTGATGGCGGACTACGTCGAGATCTTTGAGGTCGGGCCGCGCGACGGCTTGCAGAACGAAAAGCGCGCCATTCCGACAGCGGAGAAGGTGGCCTTGGTCGACCTGCTGTCGGGGGCCGGGTTTCGGCGCATTGAATGCGCATCTTTTGTCAGTCCCAAATGGGTGCCGCAGATGGCGGATTCCGGTGAGGTTCTGGCCGGGATCGCGCGCGCGGCGGGGGTGTCTTATGCGGCGTTGACGCCCAACCTGAAGGGGCTGGAACGGGCTTTGGCGGCGAAAGCCGATGAGGTGGCGGTGTTTGGTGCGGCCTCTGAGGGGTTCTCAAAGGCCAATATCAACGCGTCTATCGATGAGGGGTTGGCGCGGTTTGTGCCGGTGGCCGAGGCAGCGCGCGCGGCGGGTTTGCCGGTGCGGGGCTATGTGTCCTGCGTGGTGGAGTGTCCCTATGACGGGGCGGTTGCGCCGTCAGCGGTGGCGCGGGTTGTTGCGGCCTTGCGCGACATGGGGTGTTACGAGGTCTCGTTGGGGGACACCATCGGGCAGGGCCGCCCAGAGGCGGTGGATCTGATGCTGGACGCGGTGTTGCAGGAATTGCCAGCGGCGCAACTTGCGGGGCATTTTCACGACACATCCGGCCGGGCGCTGGAGAATATTGACGTGGCGCTGGCGCGGGGCGTGCGGGTGTTTGACGCCGCTGTCGGAGGTCTGGGCGGCTGTCCCTATGCGCCGGGGGCGGCGGGCAATGTGGCGACCGAGGCGGTGCAGGCCCATCTGGAGGCGCGCGGCTTTGCCACCGGGCTGGACCCGGCGGTGCTGGCGCGCGGGGCAGAGATGGCGCGGTCGATGCGTGTGGGTTGAGCGGAACCGGCCATTTTGGTGCGTGGTCTGACGGTGCCGAGGCGCGGTCGGTGGCGATGTGGGAAGAGAAGTGGGGGACAGTATGGAATTCATCGAAGTGCGCCGCGACGGACGCGGTGTTGCAGAGATCCGGCTTTGCCGCGCGGACAAGCACAATGCGTTGTCGGCGCAGATGATGACGGAACTAGAGGCGGCGGCACGGGGGCTGGCGGCTGAGGACGCGGTGCGCGTTGTCGTGTTATCCGCCGAAGGGCGCAGTTTCTGCGCCGGGGGTGATCTGGCCTGGATGCGGGAGCAGTTTGATATGGATCGCGCCACACGGCGGGTGGAATCGGCGCGCATCGCCACGGCGCTGGGGGCGTTGTATGCCTTGCCTCAACCGCTGATCGGGCGGGTGCAGGGCAATGCCTTCGGCGGCGGGTTGGGGTTGATCTCTGTCTGTGATGTTGCGGTCGCGGTGGACATCGCAAAATTCGGCCTGACGGAGGTGAAGTTGGGGCTGATTCCGGCCAATATCGGGCCCTATGTCGTCCATCGGATGGGCGCTCGGAATGCGCAGGAGGTGTTCATGAACGCGCGGCTTTTCGGGGCGGATGAGGCGGTGCGGCTAGGGCTGGTGAACCGAGTCGCGGGGGCGGACGCGCTGGACGAGGCCGTCGAGGCCGAGGTTACCCCCTATCTGAGTTGCGCACCCGGTGCCGTGCGGGATGCCAAGGCGTTGTTGCGCCGCTTGGCCGGAGAGGTCGCGCCCGAAGCCGTAGAGGGGGCGGTCGACGCCTTGGCCGAACGGTGGGAGACGACAGAGGCACGAACCGGAATCGCCGCCTTTTTCGACAAGCGCCCGGCCCCTTGGGCCTGACACTGGCTCAGCCGCCGCAGATCGGGACGGCGGTGTCGATCCAGGCCAGTTCGGCCTCTTCACGGTAGAGGCCGATTTGCAGCGACGGTGCGGAGTCGGTGGCGTCGATGTGGAACCAGAGGTGATGGGGGATGCCTTCGGCGGTGAAATAATGCCCGATCCCCTCATCGTCGCTGTCACGGATCGCGGTGCAGGCAATGGCCATGGTTTCGGTTGCGCCGTCCATCACCGTCACATTGGTTGGGGTAAAGCAAACTCGCAGGTCGGGGCCAAAGGTCAGGTGATTGGTCCCGCCGTCCAGATCCAAATCGCCCGCCGGGATGAGAGGTATCGCCCGGGACGGGCCGGGACAGGGCCGTTTCACCCGTTTCCGACATATTTTGTTGCGCCTGCAGCGGAACCGGGAGGCAGAGCAGGAAGATCAGGCAGTGGCGGGTCAAAGGCATGCGTCCTGTCGTGCGGGCGGTTGCGGCGAAGGTTACCAAGCGTCAGGTCTTAGTCCAAAGTCGAGAAAGTGTCGGGGAGAGACATGATCGTTCAGATTGCCCACCTTTATGCCACTGCCTGCCTGGCCGTCGTGTTTTTTCAGTTTGCGCTGATCGTTGGCGCGCCATTGGGGCGCTGGACGCAAGGCGGGCAGCATCCGGGGCGGTTGCCGCTGTCAGGGCGGATCGTGGCGGTGGTTTCTGTTTTTGTACTGTTGTTACAGGCACTCGCGATCCTGTCGGCGGCAGGCTTTCCCGGTCTGGGCTGGCCGCGCTGGACCGGGTGGGCCGCTTTGGCGGTGAGCGCGATCAGCACGGTGTTGAATGGCGTGACGCCCTCGGCCAAGGAGCGTGCGCTGTGGTTTCCGGTGGTTTTGGTGATGGCGGGCATGGCTGCCTATGTGATGATTTCCACCATAGTGTGAGGGGGCGGAACGAGACTCGGTGCCCCTTGAGGCGGCTCTATCGCCCAACCGTCAGCCCTGTGCTTGACGCAAAAGCAACCGGGCGGGTGATTGCCGTTTTCCGAGTCACCAGGAAACGGGTTGAGACGGCTTGGATCAGGGGAGGGCGGGCGCGACGCTTGGGCGCGGGATTGAACCGGCGATCTTTTAGGCAAATTCTGCATCCCATTGTCAACAAAGGGAAATATTGCTGCGGCTGCGAAATCTGTTTATTCGTAGGGATTTGAATGCTTTCGGGCCGTGTTGACCCTGCCATGAGGCGGTTATATGGGACAGTAAGCCAAGCGCCCATGCGCCCGATCCCTAAAGGAGCCACGTCTTGGAAGAGATGCTGCGGGAATACCTTCCCATCCTTGTCTTTCTGGCCATTGCCATCGGTCTAGGCATTGTTCTGATCCTCGCTGCGGTGTTGATCGCCGTGCGCAACCCGGACCCGGAAAAGGTCTCGGCCTATGAATGCGGATTCAACGCCTTCGACGATGCGCGGATGAAGTTCGACGTCCGGTTCTACCTTGTCGCGATCCTGTTCATCATCTTCGACCTTGAGATTGCCTTTCTGTTCCCATGGGCAGTGGCGTTCAAGGATGTGTCGATGCTGGGATTCTGGTCGATGATGGTGTTTCTGGGCGTGCTGACCATCGGCTTTGCCTATGAATGGAAGAAAGGGGCGCTCGAATGGGAGTGATGACCGGAGCGAACACCGCGGGTCCTGACCGCGAGGTGGCCACTCAGGCCCTGAACCGCGATCTGCAGGACAAGGGTTTCCTGCTGACCTCGACTGAGGACATCATCAACTGGGCGCGCACCGGCTCGCTGCACTGGATGACATTCGGTCTGGCCTGCTGCGCGGTCGAGATGATGCATACCGCGATGCCGCGTTACGATGTGGAGCGCTTTGGCTTTGCCCCGCGCGCCAGCCCGCGCCAGTCCGACGTGATGATTGTGGCCGGCACGCTGACCAACAAGATGGCCCCGGCGCTGCGCAAGGTGTACGACCAGATGCCGGAACCGCGCTATGTGATCTCGATGGGGTCCTGCGCCAACGGCGGCGGTTATTACCACTATTCCTACAGCGTTGTGCGCGGCTGCGACCGTGTCGTGCCCGTGGATATCTATGTGCCCGGCTGCCCGCCGACCGCAGAGGCGCTGGTTTACGGTATCCTCGCGTTGCAGAAAAAGATTCGCCGCACCGGCACGCTGGTCCGCTAAGGGGAAATCCATGACAGACGCACTCAACGAACTGGGCGGCCATATCGAGCTTAAGCGCCCCGACTGTGTGATCGGCTGGGACGTCACCCATGGTGAGCTGAACGTCGATGTGGCCCCGTCGAACATTCGCGGCTTTATCGAGTTCCTCAAGACTGACCCAACCTGCAAGTTTTCGACTCTGGTGGACATCACGGCGGTGGATTATCCCGCGCGGCCCAAGCGGTTCGACGTGGTTTATCACTTTCTGTCGATGTACCAGAACCATCGTATTCGCCTGCGGGTGAGCATCCGTGAGGATGAGATGGTCCCGTCGATCGTGACCGTGCATCCCAGCGCCAACTGGTTCGAACGCGAAGTGTTCGACATGTTTGGTATCCTGTTCTCCGGCCACCCGGACCTGCGCCGAATCCTGACGGACTACGGCTTTCGCGGCTATCCGCTGCGCAAGGATTTCCCGACCACCGGCTACACTGAGGTGCGCTACGACGAAGAGCAAAAGCGCGTCGTCTATGAACCGGTGTCGCTTGTGCAGGAATATCGTCAGTTCGATTTCATGTCCCCGTGGGAAGGCGCGCAATATGTGTTGCCCGGTGATGAGAAAAGCGAAGAGGCGAAGGGATGACGCGGGAAGGCCGATCCGCTCCCACACGGGCCGATTCTCGCCAATCGGAACGGTCGGACTTCTGGAAACTCACTGCGCTGCCACTGGCTTTCGGGGCTGTTGGCGGCGTGCTCGCGGTGCTGATCGGCGCGTTGGTCTGATTGAAGGAATGATCCCATGATGGACGGCTCCAAAGGATTCGAAGACGCCCTGACGGGCGAGCAGAAGATTCGCAACTTCAACATCAACTTTGGCCCACAGCACCCGGCGGCCCACGGCGTGCTGCGTCTGGTGCTGGAGCTGGACGGCGAGATTGTGGAACGCTGCGACCCGCATATCGGTCTATTGCACCGTGGCACCGAAAAGCTGATGGAATCGCGCACCTACCTGCAAAACCTGCCGTATTTCGACCGGCTGGATTACGTTGCTCCGATGAACCAGGAACACGCTTGGTGTCTGGCCATCGAAAAGCTGACCGGCACGTCTGTGCCGCGCCGTGCCTCGCTGATCCGGGTTCTGTATTCGGAAATCGGTCGCATCCTCAACCACCTGCTGAATGTAACCACGCAGGCCATGGACGTCGGCGCGCTGACGCCGCCGCTGTGGGGGTTCGAAGAGCGCGAAAAGCTGATGGTGTTTTATGAGCGCGCCTGCGGTGCGCGCCTGCACTCGGCCTATTTCCGGCCCGGCGGTGTTCATCAGGATCTGCCGCCCGAGCTGATCGACGATATTGAGGAATGGACCAAGGATTTTCCGCGCGTTCTGGCGGATATCGACGGGTTGCTGACCGAAAACCGGATCTTCAAGCAGCGCAACGCCGATATCGGCGTGGTGAATGAGGAAGAGATTAACGAATGGGGCTTTTCCGGCGTCATGGTGCGGGGCTCTGGCCTTGCGTGGGATCTGCGCCGCGCGCAGCCCTATGAATGCTATGATGAGTTCGATTTCCAGATCCCGGTGGGCAAGAATGGCGACTGCTATGATCGTTACCTTGTCCGCATGGAGGAAATGCGCCAGTCGCTGAAGATCATGCAGCAGGCGATTGAAAAGCTCCGCGCGCCCGAAGGGCAAGGCGAGGTTCTGTCCCGTGGCAAGATCACCCCGCCCAAACGCGGCGAGATGAAGCGCTCGATGGAGGCGCTGATCCATCACTTCAAGCTGTACACAGAGGGCTTTCACGTCCCCGAAGGCGAGGTTTACGCCGCCGTTGAAGCGCCCAAAGGCGAATTCGGTGTCTACCTTGTGGCCGATGGCAGCAACAAACCCTACCGCGCCAAGATCCGCGCCCCCGGTTATCTGCACCTGCAAGCGATGGACCATGTCGCCAAGGGCCACCAGCTGGCCGATGTGGCGGCGATCATCGGCACGATGGACGTTGTGTTCGGGGAGATCGACAGATGAGACCGTGGCTGGCCCTGCTTTCACTGGTCGCGGCACCTGCATTTGCGCAGGACTTGCCGGAATTCAATGAAACTTTCAGCTATGAGATCAAGGGTGTCATCGACGACGGTCTGATCATCGAAAGCGGCCGCCACATCTTTTACTGCGAACTCGACGAGGGGCCGGACGACGCCTATCTCTTTATGGAGACATGCGTGCCTGTTCTTGGCCCAGAGGCGGCGGCCAAAGCGTCAAAAGCGCGGATGGCGAAAATCTCCAATGAAGGTGACTTTATCAAGTCGTTGGAACGGATGCCCATCGAAACGCTGATGCCCGCGGTGATCGAGGCGCTCAAGGATGTCAATTGCGTCCTGAACTTCCGCGAAAGCGACAGCGAAGACCGTTTTGAAAGCGTCGTGGTCGACAATCTGGTCACGATGACCGGATACAAAGGGCCTATGTCGCCGGATGGTCTCGAAGAAATCTCTGACATCGCCGGAGATGCTGCTGAAATGTTGATCAAGAATGGTCAGGTCGTTGTTGACCGTGATGCCGGGACGGCGCGGCTGGTGGACTGCCCGTAAGCCGGGTAGGGTATGATGCCGCGGGAACGGCAATGTGACGTGAGGGACACCTGAATGAAGAAGAACGCGTTTGCTCTGGTTGCCGCTGTGCTGGTTGCGGGCTGTATCCTGCCAGAGGGTGTGACAGAGGAAGATCTGTTGTCTTTTGACGCTGCCGTGGCTTCGATCGGCTGTGATCTGGCGGATGAAAGCGACTATCTGCCGGTCGAACTGCAAACCGGAATGCCGCGTGAAAAGCTGCTGACCATCGCTCAATACAAGGTTGAGCAGGAAGAGGCGGTCACTCTGTCGAACGGCGGTGTCCGGATCAAGACCGGCGCCTGTGCCCCGGCCGCCGCGCCTGCCGCTGCCGCCACCTGATGTGATCGGTCCCACGGGACCGGAGACGACAAGTTGTAACCCAAGGGGGTGCCGCCCGGCGGCGCCCGACGTTAGACGGAAAGCCGAAAGTCATGCTGCGCCGACTGCACCCCGAGCAACCCGAGAGTTTTGCCTTTGCCCCCGCCAATCTGGAATGGGCGCATGAGCAGATCACCAAATATCCCGCCGGACGTCAGGCCAGCGCGATCATCCCGCTGTTGTGGCGTGCGCAGGAACAAGAGGGTTGGCTGACCCGTCCGGCAATCGAATATGTCGCTGACATGCTGGGCATGGCCTATATCCGGGCGCTTGAAGTGGCCAGTTTCTACTTCATGTTCCAGCTGCAACCCGTTGGGTCCATTGCCCATATTCAGATTTGTGGCACAACGTCGTGTATGATTTGCGGTGCCGAGGATCTGATCGCGGTGTGCCGCGACAAGATCGCCGCCAAGCCGCATGCGCTGTCAGCGGATGGTAAGTTCAGCTGGGAAGAGGTCGAATGCCTTGGTGCCTGCGCCAACGCGCCCATGGCGCAGATCGGCAAGGATTACTTTGAGGATCTGACCGCCGAAAAGCTGGGAGAGCTGCTGGACGCGCTGGCCCGAGGAGAAGTGCCGCTGGCGGGTCCGCAGAACGGTCGCTTTGCATCGGAGCCAAAATCCGGGATCACCTCGCTGACCGATTTCGTCAACGGCTCGATCAAGCTGAACGCCAGCGCGCAGTTTGCGCATGACATCGGTGAGACGGTCAAGCGGATCGACGGGACCGAGGTTCCGCTGTCCGCTCCGTGGAATGACCAGTCAGGCACCCGTGATCTAAAACGTGAGCAACCCAAGGCACCTGAGGCCGATGTTCCCGAGGATGCCAAGCCAGAACCGGTGCCGGAAAAGATCGCCGAAGCGCCGGTCGAAGTTCAGAATGCACTGATCCAGCCGACGACT
Encoded proteins:
- a CDS encoding acetyl/propionyl/methylcrotonyl-CoA carboxylase subunit alpha gives rise to the protein MFDTILIANRGEIAARVIRTARSMGLRCVAVHSDVDADALHVELADEAVCIGGAAPSQSYLRGDVIIEAAKATGAQAIHPGYGFLSENPDFVQAVEAAGLTFIGPSAQAIRQMGLKDSAKRLMQAAGVPVVPGYMGEDQDPGHLEVEALKVGYPLLIKAVAGGGGKGMRLVERPEDFVDALERAKAEARTAFGNDAVLIEKFIQRPRHIEVQVFGDGNRAVHLFERDCSLQRRHQKVIEEAPAPGMTAEMRAAMGQAAVKAAEAIAYKGAGTVEFIVDGANGLRPDGFWFMEMNTRLQVEHPVTEEICGVDLVEWQIRVAAGEPLPAVQDDLTINGHAFEARLYAEDVPAGFLPATGTLAELAFPEGVRAEAGVRSGDAISPHYDPMIAKLVVHGPSRAVALRRLARGLRDTRVAGTVTNLGFLGALAEHEGFARGEVDTGLIGRDLDALMAPAEVTPQIWAEAAMAALGLLETQGWDAGFTLWGAEWRAVVLEQGGETREIGVKLHGPDAALVRVVGQEVTAARGVRGWTFDGKPGAGSHVTRGHVTVYADYGVGFARPDPLARGVGVQAAAGALAPMPGRVVSVHVAVGQAVEEGDRLVVLEAMKMEHTLRAGRAGQVAEVLVAEGDQVEAGAPLVVLVEEDEA
- a CDS encoding crotonase/enoyl-CoA hydratase family protein, which translates into the protein MEFIEVRRDGRGVAEIRLCRADKHNALSAQMMTELEAAARGLAAEDAVRVVVLSAEGRSFCAGGDLAWMREQFDMDRATRRVESARIATALGALYALPQPLIGRVQGNAFGGGLGLISVCDVAVAVDIAKFGLTEVKLGLIPANIGPYVVHRMGARNAQEVFMNARLFGADEAVRLGLVNRVAGADALDEAVEAEVTPYLSCAPGAVRDAKALLRRLAGEVAPEAVEGAVDALAERWETTEARTGIAAFFDKRPAPWA
- a CDS encoding glutathione S-transferase family protein; this translates as MSDAKPNVTLHHVQYGRSFRVLWLLEEIGLERFGGLEIVEHRIGTKEMRESDLGRISPAVRIPAIQIDGLEMSESGAIVQYMVETYAPELGRAPGDPERPAYLQWIHYAETQASLVEQLNLMMVFLRPPAKPSPIVVKLNVARLRQTLQGIEDRLGEREWLLPSGFSAADVMMGFNLFAVPYYVHMDAFPRVAAYKARIEAREANRRAVAREGPQRFYDKDFYPVPEA
- a CDS encoding carboxyl transferase domain-containing protein; this translates as MKLQSQVLTAGEAFAANRKAHLDALAQIEAAAAQAAAGGGQKSRDRHVSRGKMLPRERVTNLLDPGSPFLEVGATAAHGMYDGAAPCAGVIAGIGVVEGRQVMVVCNDATVKGGTYYPMTVKKHLRAQEIAEENHLPCVYLVDSGGANLPNQDEVFPDRDHFGRIFYNQARMSAKGIAQIAVVMGSCTAGGAYVPAMSDVSIIVKEQGTIFLAGPPLVKAATGEVVTAEDLGGGDVHTRLSGVADYLAEDDAHALALARRAVGSLGGSRADLSMIGEAPAYDPDELLGVVPADLRTPYDIREVIARLVDGSYFDEFKPRFGETLVCGFAKVHGMDVGIVANNGVLFSESASKGAHFVELCSARKIPLVFLQNITGFMVGRKYENEGIARHGAKMVTAVASTSVPKVTMLVGGSFGAGNYGMAGRSYQPRFLWTWPNSRISVMGGPQAAGVLATVKRDAIERSGGTWSAEEEAAFKQPTLDMFEEQSHPLYASARLWDDGIVDPRKSRSVLALSLRAALNAPIEDTRFGVFRM
- a CDS encoding NADH-quinone oxidoreductase subunit A; the encoded protein is MEEMLREYLPILVFLAIAIGLGIVLILAAVLIAVRNPDPEKVSAYECGFNAFDDARMKFDVRFYLVAILFIIFDLEIAFLFPWAVAFKDVSMLGFWSMMVFLGVLTIGFAYEWKKGALEWE
- a CDS encoding hydroxymethylglutaryl-CoA lyase yields the protein MADYVEIFEVGPRDGLQNEKRAIPTAEKVALVDLLSGAGFRRIECASFVSPKWVPQMADSGEVLAGIARAAGVSYAALTPNLKGLERALAAKADEVAVFGAASEGFSKANINASIDEGLARFVPVAEAARAAGLPVRGYVSCVVECPYDGAVAPSAVARVVAALRDMGCYEVSLGDTIGQGRPEAVDLMLDAVLQELPAAQLAGHFHDTSGRALENIDVALARGVRVFDAAVGGLGGCPYAPGAAGNVATEAVQAHLEARGFATGLDPAVLARGAEMARSMRVG
- a CDS encoding ASCH domain-containing protein, coding for MSAQTLQQIIDENPEAETFRYGDTPQLSAQILALVRSGKKTATVEAMRVFGKGGDGDALPVVGRRDVALNWDGTPALMVETVEVTTRRFDEMDEAFVAKQGEFRDLAHWRKSYRAYFSRNGGVSEDMEIVCERFRVVEDYA